Proteins from a genomic interval of Cumulibacter manganitolerans:
- a CDS encoding IS481 family transposase, protein MSHGSARLTVHGRRLIVQRHQAGWPQAHIAAAMGVSRKCVRTWIDRYAAEGEDGLVTRSSRPHTVPTKTSDDIERKVLAARTQHREGPDVLGPKVGVPARTVSRILRRHRVPYLRECDPMTGELIRSSKQAAVRYERERPGELVHMDVKKIGRIPDGGGWRALGRGSGSIQRDRSMKVGFEYVHSLVDDHSRLAYSEVLPDEKGTTCAAFLQRAIAYFAVHGITRIERLMTDNAWAYRWSLRAVCAEHGIVQRFIKPHCPWQNGKVERLNRTLATEWAYRQAFTTNDQRAAALAPWLEYYNTERRHSALGGNPPISRLLPT, encoded by the coding sequence GTGTCCCACGGTAGTGCCCGGCTGACCGTTCATGGTCGCCGCCTGATCGTTCAGCGTCATCAAGCCGGCTGGCCTCAAGCCCATATCGCTGCCGCAATGGGCGTGTCGCGCAAGTGCGTGCGGACCTGGATCGACCGGTACGCCGCTGAAGGTGAGGACGGGTTGGTGACGCGGTCCTCGCGCCCCCACACAGTGCCCACCAAGACCAGTGACGACATCGAGAGGAAGGTCCTGGCCGCCCGCACCCAGCACCGGGAGGGGCCCGACGTGCTGGGCCCGAAGGTGGGTGTGCCGGCCCGGACGGTGTCTCGGATCCTGCGCCGCCACCGGGTGCCCTATCTGCGCGAGTGCGATCCGATGACCGGTGAGCTCATCCGGTCCTCGAAACAGGCCGCGGTGCGCTACGAGCGCGAGCGGCCGGGCGAGCTGGTGCACATGGACGTCAAGAAGATCGGCCGCATCCCTGATGGCGGTGGCTGGCGTGCTCTGGGCCGAGGGTCCGGTTCCATCCAACGCGACCGCTCGATGAAGGTCGGGTTCGAGTACGTGCACTCACTAGTCGATGACCACTCCCGGCTGGCTTACAGCGAGGTCTTGCCCGATGAGAAGGGCACGACCTGCGCCGCGTTCCTTCAGCGGGCGATCGCGTACTTCGCGGTTCACGGCATCACGCGGATCGAGCGGCTGATGACCGACAACGCATGGGCCTACCGCTGGTCGCTGCGCGCCGTGTGTGCTGAGCACGGCATCGTCCAGAGGTTCATCAAGCCGCACTGCCCCTGGCAGAACGGCAAGGTCGAGCGCCTCAACCGCACCCTGGCCACCGAGTGGGCCTATCGGCAGGCCTTTACCACCAACGACCAGCGCGCCGCTG
- a CDS encoding PD-(D/E)XK nuclease family protein — translation MIVTPYGRSALDALRSVVSEAKRDDPMGPVTVLVPNNIAGIVARRYLAHGLDGRRNGVAGLYLSTLPRLAEQIASPALHPRRPATSAITASAWRAALDADPGCFEKVKDHPATVRALANAHRELRDVSPEARDRARASTTLSPDLLRLHESVTSRLAESWYDATDLLLAAAELVEREPGRLHEQGEIVLYIPEALSQAEAAFARALGHERLTVIAGTTGVQRADKAVRRTLTRLGAEAPDEMTKPPIATRVLHASDSDDEVRCVVREVVSALADGAPAHRVAVLYGAAQPYARLLHEHLGAAGLLVNGPATRAVHERAIARGFLGMLELASTGLPRGATFTALAEAPTRDLDGGTVKVARWERASRAAGVVGGQDWLPKLELYIAHEQAVIDEQASSEDPSLSRTEAAQREIDSARALAGFVTRLQARLDEGLSRTSWPDLSAWALGLFHDLYGTPAELTRLPLEEQYAAAVIERTVQGLAGLAAFESTTSLSQLVGVLVLELESALPRVGRFGEGVFVGPISAALGLDLDAAFVVGLAEDGFPGRLHEDALLNERLRSATEGELEEIRDRLDAKQRHLLAAFSSAPRVTASFPRGDLRRSTERLPSCTRPGRW, via the coding sequence GTGATCGTCACACCGTACGGGCGGTCTGCCCTCGACGCGCTGCGCAGCGTCGTCAGCGAGGCCAAGCGCGACGACCCCATGGGGCCGGTCACCGTTCTGGTGCCCAACAACATCGCCGGAATCGTCGCTCGCCGCTACCTCGCCCACGGCCTCGACGGCCGCCGCAATGGCGTGGCGGGCCTCTACCTCAGTACTCTGCCACGGCTCGCGGAACAGATCGCCAGCCCGGCTCTTCACCCTCGCCGCCCAGCGACCAGCGCGATCACCGCGTCCGCCTGGCGAGCCGCTCTCGACGCCGACCCCGGCTGCTTCGAGAAGGTCAAGGACCACCCCGCAACGGTTCGCGCCCTGGCGAACGCCCACCGGGAACTGCGCGACGTGTCGCCAGAGGCACGGGACCGCGCACGGGCATCGACCACGCTCAGCCCGGACCTGCTCCGACTGCACGAGTCGGTCACCAGCCGGCTGGCCGAGAGCTGGTACGACGCGACCGATCTCCTGCTTGCCGCAGCGGAGCTCGTCGAAAGGGAGCCGGGCCGGCTTCACGAGCAGGGCGAGATCGTCCTCTACATCCCTGAGGCCCTCAGCCAGGCAGAAGCCGCCTTCGCCCGAGCGCTCGGGCACGAACGGCTGACCGTCATTGCTGGGACGACGGGCGTGCAGCGTGCCGACAAGGCGGTGCGGCGCACGCTCACTCGTCTCGGCGCCGAAGCTCCGGACGAGATGACCAAGCCCCCGATCGCAACCCGGGTCCTCCACGCCTCCGACTCGGACGACGAGGTTCGCTGCGTCGTCCGCGAGGTGGTGTCCGCCCTCGCGGACGGCGCCCCCGCCCACCGGGTAGCCGTGCTCTACGGCGCCGCACAGCCCTACGCCCGCCTCCTGCACGAGCACCTCGGCGCCGCAGGCCTGCTCGTCAACGGCCCTGCCACTCGCGCCGTGCACGAGCGTGCCATCGCGCGCGGCTTCCTCGGGATGCTGGAACTGGCGAGCACCGGACTCCCACGCGGTGCGACTTTCACCGCGCTCGCGGAAGCGCCCACCCGTGATCTCGACGGTGGCACCGTCAAGGTCGCCCGGTGGGAGCGCGCGTCGCGGGCCGCCGGGGTCGTCGGCGGGCAGGACTGGCTCCCCAAGCTCGAGCTCTACATCGCCCACGAGCAGGCGGTGATCGACGAGCAGGCCAGCTCGGAGGACCCGTCCCTCTCGCGCACGGAGGCCGCCCAGCGGGAAATCGACTCCGCCCGCGCCCTCGCGGGTTTCGTGACCCGGCTCCAGGCCCGTCTCGACGAGGGTCTGAGCCGCACCTCCTGGCCGGACCTCAGCGCCTGGGCGCTCGGCCTCTTCCACGACCTCTACGGCACGCCGGCCGAGCTGACCAGGCTGCCCCTCGAGGAGCAGTACGCCGCCGCGGTCATCGAGAGAACGGTCCAGGGGCTCGCGGGTCTCGCGGCATTCGAGTCGACCACGAGCCTGAGCCAGCTGGTCGGCGTGCTCGTCCTCGAGCTCGAGTCCGCGCTGCCCCGCGTCGGCCGGTTCGGCGAAGGGGTCTTCGTCGGCCCGATCTCGGCAGCGCTCGGCCTGGACCTCGACGCGGCCTTCGTCGTCGGCCTCGCCGAGGACGGGTTCCCCGGCCGGTTGCACGAGGACGCTTTGCTCAACGAGCGCCTCCGCAGCGCCACGGAGGGCGAGCTCGAGGAGATCCGCGACCGGCTCGACGCCAAGCAGCGCCACCTGCTCGCCGCCTTCTCCAGCGCGCCGCGCGTCACCGCCAGCTTCCCCCGCGGCGACTTGCGCCGGAGCACCGAGCGCCTGCCTAGCTGTACCCGGCCAGGACGTTGGTAG